From the genome of Epinephelus lanceolatus isolate andai-2023 chromosome 23, ASM4190304v1, whole genome shotgun sequence, one region includes:
- the LOC144461765 gene encoding histone H4-like produces the protein MTHLFTVEWRFPASIVKAEGFVRGKKTGLHPAVLNYVRRKHLCTDTLLPSIISRNKLDSDKMSGRGKGGKGLGKGGAKRHRKVLRDNIQGITKPAIRRLARRGGVKRISGLIYEETRGVLKVFLENVIRDAVTYTEHAKRKTVTAMDVVYALKRQGRTLYGFGG, from the coding sequence ATGACTCATCTATTCACAGTAGAATGGAGATTTCCTGCTTCTATTGTGAAGGCGGAGGGTTTtgttagggggaaaaaaacgggtCTCCACCCAGCGGTGCTCAACTACGTCCGCAGAAAGCATTTATGTACTGATACTTTGTTGCCGAGTATCATCAGTCGGAACAAACTAGATTCGGACAAGATGAGTGGTCGCGGCAAGGGAGGCAAAGGACTCGGTAAAGGAGGCGCTAAACGTCACCGTAAAGTTCTCCGTGATAACATCCAGGGAATCACCAAACCCGCCATCCGCCGTCTGGCTCGCCGCGGCGGTGTGAAGCGTATCTCCGGTCTCATCTACGAGGAGACCCGCGGGGTGCTCAAGGTCTTCCTGGAGAACGTCATCCGTGACGCCGTCACCTACACCGAGCACGCCAAGAGGAAGACGGTCACCGCCATGGATGTGGTGTACGCTCTCAAGAGGCAGGGCCGCACCCTGTACGGCTTCGGAGGTTAA
- the LOC117249587 gene encoding histone H3-like, producing the protein MARTKQTARKSTGGKAPRKQLATKAARKSAPATGGVKKPHRYRPGTVALREIRRYQKSTELLIRKLPFQRLVREIAQDFKTDLRFQSSAVMALQESSEAYLVGLFEDTNLCAIHAKRVTIMPKDIQLARRIRGERA; encoded by the coding sequence ATGGCAAGAACCAAGCAGACCGCCCGTAAGTCCACCGGAGGCAAAGCCCCCAGGAAGCAGCTGGCCACCAAGGCTGCCCGTAAGAGCGCGCCGGCCACCGGCGGCGTGAAGAAGCCTCACCGTTACAGGCCCGGTACCGTGGCTCTGAGAGAGATCCGCCGCTACCAGAAGTCCACCGAGCTGCTGATCCGCAAGCTGCCCTTCCAGCGCCTGGTCAGGGAGATCGCTCAGGACTTTAAGACCGATCTGCGCTTCCAGAGCTCCGCCGTCATGGCTCTGCAGGAGTCCAGCGAGGCTTACCTGGTGGGTCTCTTCGAGGACACCAACCTGTGCGCCATCCACGCCAAGAGGGTCACCATCATGCCCAAAGACATCCAGCTGGCCCGCAGGATCCGCGGAGAGAGGGCTTAA
- the LOC144461781 gene encoding histone H4, which yields MSGRGKGGKGLGKGGAKRHRKVLRDNIQGITKPAIRRLARRGGVKRISGLIYEETRGVLKVFLENVIRDAVTYTEHAKRKTVTAMDVVYALKRQGRTLYGFGG from the coding sequence ATGAGTGGTCGCGGCAAGGGAGGCAAAGGACTCGGTAAAGGAGGCGCTAAGCGTCACCGTAAAGTTCTCCGTGATAACATCCAGGGAATCACCAAACCCGCCATCCGCCGTCTGGCTCGCCGCGGCGGTGTGAAGCGTATCTCCGGTCTCATCTACGAGGAGACCCGCGGGGTGCTCAAGGTCTTCCTGGAGAACGTCATCCGTGACGCCGTCACCTACACCGAGCACGCCAAGAGGAAGACGGTCACCGCCATGGATGTGGTGTACGCTCTCAAGAGGCAGGGCCGCACTCTGTACGGCTTCGGAGGTTAA
- the LOC144461768 gene encoding histone H1-like, with amino-acid sequence MAEVAPAPAPAAAAAAPPKAAKPAKKRSPATKKSSPSVSELIVKAVAASKERGGVSAAALKKGLAVGGYDVDKNKARVKTAIKKLVEKGTLVQVKGTGASGSFKMSKKADAPKAKKPAAKKAVKAKKPAAAKKPAAKKPAAAKKTAAAKKAASPKKAAKKPTKPAAAKKATKNTKSPAKPAKKAAKSPAKPKVSKKAPKKAAAKKPAKKAAPKKNFRD; translated from the exons ATGGCAGAAgtagctccagctccagctccagccgccgccgctgctgcgCCGCCCAAAGCGGCTAAACCAGCCAAGAAGAGGTCTCCCGCAACGAAGAAGAGCAGCCCCAGCGTCAGCGAGCTGATCGTTAAGGCTGTGGCCGCATCCAAGGAGCGAGGCGGCGTGTCTGCGGCCGCCCTGAAGAAGGGTCTGGCTGTCGGCGGCTACGATGTGGACAAGAACAAGGCCCGCGTCAAGACCGCCATCAAAAAGCTGGTGGAGAAGGGGACCCTGGTTCAGGTCAAGGGGACCGGGGCCTCCGGCTCCTTCAAGATGAGCAAGAAGGCAGACGCCCCCAAGGCCAAGAAGCCAGCGGCCAAGAAAGCTGTTAAAGCTAAGAAGCCCGCAGCCGCCAAGAAGCCCGCAGCCAAGAAACCTGCAGCGGCCAAGAAGACTGCGGCAGCCAAGAAGGCAGCTTCCCCGAAGAAAGCCGCCAAGAAGCCCACGAAACCCGCAGCGGCCAAGAAAGCAACCAAGAACACCAAGAGCCCTGCAAAGCCCGCAAAGAAGGCTGCTAAGTCCCCCGCTAAACCTAAGGTGTCCAAGAAGGCACCTAAGAAAGCTGCCGCCAAGAAGCCTGCCAAGAAAGCAGCACCCAAGAAGAA CTTCAGGGACTGA
- the LOC144461789 gene encoding histone H2A-like, which translates to MSGRGKTTGKVRAKAKTRSSRAGLQFPVGRVHRLLRKGNYAERVGAGAPVYLAAVLEYLTAEILELAGNAARDNKKTRIIPRHLQLAVRNDEELNKLLGKVTIAQGGVLPNIQAVLLPKKTDKAAKAK; encoded by the coding sequence ATGTCTGGTCGCGGGAAAACCACCGGGAAAGTCAGAGCCAAGGCAAAGACCCGCTCCTCTCGTGCCGGCCTTCAGTTCCCAGTCGGCCGTGTTCACAGGCTGCTGCGTAAAGGAAACTATGCGGAGCGTGTCGGTGCCGGAGCCCCCGTGTACCTGGCGGCGGTGCTGGAGTATCTGACCGCTGAGATCCTGGAGCTGGCTGGAAACGCCGCCCGCGATAACAAGAAGACCAGGATCATCCCCCGTCACCTGCAGCTGGCTGTCCGCAACGACGAGGAGCTCAACAAGCTGCTGGGCAAAGTCACCATCGCTCAGGGCGGCGTGCTGCCCAACATCCAGGCTGTGCTGCTGCCCAAGAAGACCGACAAGGCCGCCAAGGCCAAGTAA
- the LOC144461787 gene encoding histone H3-like, with product MARTKQTARKSTGGKAPRKQLATKAARKSAPATGGVKKPHRYRPGTVALREIRRYQKSTELLIRKLPFQRLVREIAQDFKTDLRFQSSAVMALQESSEAYLVGLFEDTNLCAIHAKRVTIMPKDIQLARRIRGERA from the coding sequence ATGGCAAGAACCAAGCAGACCGCCCGTAAGTCCACCGGAGGCAAAGCCCCCAGGAAGCAGCTGGCCACCAAGGCTGCCCGTAAGAGCGCGCCGGCCACCGGCGGCGTGAAGAAGCCTCACCGTTACAGGCCCGGTACCGTGGCTCTGAGAGAGATCCGCCGCTACCAGAAGTCCACCGAGCTGCTGATCCGCAAGCTGCCCTTCCAGCGCCTGGTCAGGGAGATCGCTCAGGACTTCAAGACCGACCTGCGCTTCCAGAGCTCCGCCGTCATGGCTCTGCAGGAGTCCAGCGAGGCTTACCTGGTAGGTCTCTTCGAGGATACCAACCTGTGCGCCATCCACGCCAAGAGGGTCACCATCATGCCCAAAGACATCCAGCTGGCCCGCAGGATCCGCGGAGAGAGGGCTTAA
- the LOC144461754 gene encoding histone H2B 1/2-like: protein MPETAVKAAKKGSKKGATKNVSKSGSKKRRTKRRESYAIYVYKVLKQVHPDTGISSKAMGIMNSFVSDIFERIAGEASRLAHYNKRSTITSREIQTAVRLLLPGELAKHAVSEGTKAVTKYTSSK from the coding sequence ATGCCTGAAACTGCAGTCAAAGCGGCCAAGAAGGGCTCAAAGAAAGGCGCCACAAAGAACGTCAGCAAGAGCGGCAGTAAGAAGAGGAGGACCAAGAGAAGGGAGAGCTACGCCATCTACGTGTACAAGGTGCTGAAGCAGGTCCACCCCGACACCGGCATCTCCTCCAAGGCCATGGGCATCATGAACTCGTTTGTCAGCGACATCTTTGAGCGCATCGCCGGTGAGGCCTCCCGTCTGGCTCACTACAACAAGCGCTCCaccatcacttccagggagATCCAGACCGCCGTCCGCTTGCTGCTGCCCGGTGAGCTGGCCAAGCACGCCGTGTCTGAGGGCACCAAGGCCGTCACCAAGTACACCAGCTCCAAGTAG
- the LOC144461792 gene encoding histone H2B 1/2-like, producing the protein MPETAVKAAKKGSKKGATKNVSKSGSKKRRTKRRESYAIYVYKVLKQVHPDTGISSKAMGIMNSFVSDIFERIAGEASRLAHYNKRSTITSREIQTAVRLLLPGELAKHAVSEGTKAVTKYTSSK; encoded by the coding sequence ATGCCTGAAACTGCAGTCAAAGCGGCCAAGAAGGGCTCAAAGAAAGGCGCCACAAAGAACGTCAGCAAGAGCGGCAGTAAGAAGAGGAGGACCAAGAGGAGGGAGAGCTACGCCATCTACGTGTACAAGGTGCTGAAGCAGGTCCACCCCGACACCGGCATCTCCTCCAAGGCCATGGGCATCATGAACTCGTTTGTCAGCGACATCTTTGAGCGCATCGCCGGTGAGGCCTCCCGTCTGGCTCACTACAACAAGCGCTCCaccatcacttccagggagATCCAGACCGCCGTCCGCCTGCTGCTGCCCGGTGAGCTGGCCAAGCACGCCGTGTCTGAGGGCACCAAGGCCGTCACCAAGTACACCAGCTCCAAGTAG
- the LOC144461788 gene encoding histone H2A-like has product MSGRGKTTGKVRAKAKTRSSRAGLQFPVGRVHRLLRKGNYAERVGAGAPVYLAAVLEYLTAEILELAGNAARDNKKTRIIPRHLQLAVRNDEELNKLLGKVTIAQGGVLPNIQAVLLPKKTDKAAKAK; this is encoded by the coding sequence ATGTCTGGTCGCGGGAAAACCACCGGTAAAGTCAGAGCCAAGGCGAAGACCCGCTCCTCTCGTGCCGGCCTTCAGTTCCCAGTCGGCCGTGTTCACAGGCTGCTGCGTAAAGGAAACTATGCGGAGCGTGTCGGTGCCGGAGCCCCCGTGTACCTGGCGGCGGTGCTGGAGTATCTGACCGCTGAGATCCTGGAGCTGGCTGGAAACGCCGCCCGCGACAACAAGAAGACCAGGATCATCCCCCGTCACCTGCAGCTGGCTGTCCGCAACGACGAGGAGCTCAACAAGCTGCTGGGCAAAGTCACCATCGCTCAGGGCGGCGTGCTGCCCAACATCCAGGCTGTGCTGCTGCCCAAGAAGACCGACAAGGCCGCCAAGGCCAAGTAA